The Plectropomus leopardus isolate mb chromosome 2, YSFRI_Pleo_2.0, whole genome shotgun sequence genome has a window encoding:
- the LOC121953310 gene encoding arf-GAP with GTPase, ANK repeat and PH domain-containing protein 1-like, translating to MSKAGNPQRRTTYLISLTLVKVEAVPEDVAENQREALPEGEGSPKKEEEEVSNVPEKEEEPVCEQVEEKENTQVGEEVEQVQYGKYGSPVENWGKPERRETHGHQKDLVPVGKSKDTSFVHPPARQMVKVYGGTTSEGTVRREGPRSDAMRPKTELYREPPMLFLKGENGADLSSRSRCSLPFSIPPPPPQVSQRPEVLMRSHAGGNTAWRELREANASLYHSARTLDRRDNRFGDQSPLMAATTLGPYRASWADSDGRGTLIRPGVPMSGGFSGVMTRDSPQGERYKTVSISLPAPPATDTSRPQRKGTSRTLDNSDLHSPSEDLKKGKEGQGGTIQRAPPRDRKMLKFISGIFTKSATASVSTAPPLYPAVERGSSEEEAACTSSQEWTMSQTVQELHLGVLGGLCSGKSALVHRHLTGSYLQLENAEGRQYIKDVLVDGQSHLLIIREETELPGAQFASWVDAVILVFSLENEASFQEVYRIYHQLALHRPVSEIPFIVVGTQDKISSTNPRVIDDARARQLCSDVRRCTYYETCATYGLNVNRVFTDAAQKIMTAKKQAALLASCKSLPNSPSHSGGSTPVSGVFPGQASNGGQSSDYSSSLPSTPVISHKEIGKTLRGEKQESATPGSVRSATRRRTPRFAGRRGSDSNRRSADCKGDLGSGRCIPIKQGILLKRSGNSLNKEWKKKYVTLSNDGILSYHSSVNDYMLNAPGKEMDLLRVTVKVPGKRPPRAVPACGLPVGLNGRVKDVPGPEGVSPVPVSASSLLQVEEMEGLGGALFLRGNRGVQRCPSTLSNHAQSVDSAVEGVSSSSSTKDVGSSSPVTDRKKHRRKKSMNQKGDAAVGQADAKRKMWKLKSFGSLRNVSKTDEDNFDFLIVSSTGQTWHFEAQSVEERDSWVQAIESQILASLQLCESSKNKARKNSQSEAVVLQAIRNAKGNNFCVDCDAPNPTWASLNLGALICIECSGIHRNLGTHLSRVRSLDLDDLPRELTLVLSAIGNHMVNSIWEARTLGRRKPAPDATREERESWIRAKYEQKLFVAPLPPPTPGEGPDITLSGRLLLAVMEHNLPKLLLLLAHCTKEDINAPLSLALSCRSLLALRLPGSALHAACQQADVVMTQLLVWYGCDVRHRDAQGQTALVLARSAGSQECVDILLQHGCPNEPASSSSSFSVATTVGFAAATTPSFPVAMTPSLTVATTLKISHKSGGTSLSYSTSRRAVS from the exons ATGAGCAAGGCAGGCAACCCACAGAGACGCACCACCTACCTCATTTCCCTCACTCTGGTGAAGGTTGAGGCTGTGCCAGAGGATGTAGCAGAGAACCAGAGGGAGGCTCTTCCAGAGGGGGAAGGGAGCccgaagaaggaggaggaggaggtaagCAATGTCCCTGAAAAGGAGGAAGAACCTGTGTGTGAACaagtggaggaaaaagaaaacacacaggtgGGAGAAGAAGTGGAACAGGTGCAGTATGGCAAGTATGGCAGCCCCGTTGAGAACTGGGGGAAACCTGAGAGGAGGGAAACTCACGGACACCAAAAAGACCTTGTACCAGTTGGTAAAAGCAAAGACACTTCTTTCGTCCATCCACCTGCTCGGCAAATGGTCAAAGTGTACGGAGGAACTACCTCTGAGGGAACTGTGCGCAGAGAGGGGCCTCGCTCAGATGCCATGCGCCCCAAGACAGAGCTCTACAGAGAGCCCCCCATGCTGTTCCTTAAAGGTGAAAATGGAGCAGACCTGAGCAGTCGATCACGTTGCAGCCTCCCTTTTTCCATCCCCCCGCCACCGCCACAGGTCAGCCAGCGTCCTGAAGTCCTGATGAGGTCACATGCAGGAGGCAACACTGCATGGAGGGAACTCAGAGAAGCCAATGCAAGCCTGTATCACTCTGCTAGGACTTTGGATCGAAGGGATAACCGGTTCGGGGACCAGTCCCCGTTAATGGCAGCTACAACTCTGGGGCCTTACAGGGCGTCCTGGGCCGACAGCGACGGCAGGGGCACGCTCATCCGCCCCGGAGTGCCTATGAGCGGAGGATTTTCAGGCGTAATGACAAGAGATAGCCCTCAGGGGGAGAGATATAAGACCGTCTCTATTTCCTTGCCTGCACCTCCTGCCACCGACACATCCAGGCCTCAAAGAAAAGGTACAAGTCGTACTCTGGACAACAGCGACCTACATTCTCCCTCGGAGGACCTGAAGAAGGGAAAGGAGGGCCAGGGAGGAACAATCCAGCGGGCTCCTCCCCGCGACCGAAAGATGCTCAAGTTCATTAGTGGCATTTTCACCAAAAGTGCGACAGCCAGCGTCAGCACGGCACCTCCTCTCTATCCAGCTGTGGAGAGGGGCTCCAGTGAGGAAGAAG ctgcgtGCACCAGCAGTCAAGAATGGACCATGAGTCAAACTGTACAAGAGCTTCACCTG GGTGTTTTGGGAGGTCTGTGCAGTGGGAAGTCTGCTCTGGTCCACAGACACTTGACAGGAAGTTATCTGCAGCTGGAGAACGCTGAAG GGCGCCAGTACATTAAGGACGTCCTAGTTGATGGACAGAGCCACCTGTTAATAATCAGAGAAGAAACCGAACTCCCGGGTGCTCAG TTTGCAAGTTGGGTAGATGCAGTGATCCTGGTTTTCAGTTTGGAAAATGAAGCCAGCTTCCAGGAAGTTTACAGAATCTACCACCAGCTCGCTCTCCACCGGCCTGTTTCTGAGATACCCTTCATAGTAGTCGGCACACAGG ATAAGATCAGCAGCACCAACCCCAGAGTAATAGATGACGCCAGGGCCAGACAGCTCTGCTCAGACGTGCGGCGCTGCACGTACTACGAAACCTGTGCAACATACGGCCTCAATGTGAACAGAGTCTTCACTGATG CTGCTCAGAAGATCATGACCGCCAAGAAGCAAGCTGCTCTACTGGCTTCCTGTAAATCTCTCCCCAACTCTCCCAGTCACTCTGGTGGCTCCACCCCAGTGTCAGGTGTCTTTCCAGGACAG GCCAGTAACGGTGGTCAGAGCAGTGATTACTCCTCATCACTTCCCTCCACTCCTGTGATCAGTCATAAAGAAATTGGCAAGACATTAAGAGGGGAGAAGCAGGAAAGTGCCACGCCGGGGTCAGTCCGCAGTGCCACGCGGAGACGCACCCCCAGATTTGCG GGTCGGAGAGGCAGTGACTCAAACAGAAGGAGTGCGGACTGTAAAGGAGATCTGGGCAGTGGACGCTGCATTCCTATCAAACAG GGCATCTTGCTGAAGCGCAGTGGGAACTCGCTCAACAAAGAGTGGAAGAAGAAGTATGTCACGCTGTCCAACGACGGCATACTGTCCTATCACTCCAGTGTCAAT GACTACATGCTGAATGCCCCCGGGAAGGAGATGGACCTTCTGCGAGTGACAGTGAAGGTGCCAGGAAAGCGGCCACCTCGTGCTGTACCTGCCTGCGGCCTCCCAGTCGGCCTCAACGGACGCGTCAAAGATGTGCCGGGACCTGAGGGTGTCAGCCCAG TCCCTGTAAGCGCCAGCAGCCTCCTGCAGGTGGAGGAAATGGAAGGGCTGGGTGGTGCACTGTTCCTGCGGGGCAACAGAGGCGTGCAGCGGTGTCCCTCGACACTATCTAACCACGCTCAAAGTGTCG ACTCTGCAGTTGAGGGCgtgtccagctcctcctccaccaaaGACGTAGGCTCCTCCTCCCCAGTGACAGACAGGAAGAAGCATCGCAGAAAGAAGAGCATGAACCAGAAAGGAGATGCAGCCGTTGGCCAAGCTGATG CCAAGCGCAAAATGTGGAAACTTAAAAGCTTTGGTAGCTTAAGAAACGTAAGCAAGACAG aTGAGGACAACTTTGACTTTCTCATCGTGTCAAGCACCGGCCAGACGTGGCACTTTGAAGCCCAGAGTGTGGAGGAGAGGGACTCTTGGGTCCAAGCCATCGAGAGCCAGATCCTGGCCAGCCTGCAGCTGTGCGAGAGCAGCAAAAACAAG GCTCGCAAGAACAGCCAGAGTGAGGCAGTGGTTCTGCAGGCAATCCGCAACGCAAAGGGCAACAACTTCTGTGTTGACTGTGATGCTCCAA ATCCAACCTGGGCCAGTCTGAACCTGGGCGCACTCATATGCATCGAGTGTTCAGGGATCCACAGAAACCTGGGGACCCACCTGTCGCGTGTTCGCTCATTGGACCTTGATGATCTGCCAAGGGAGCTCACGCTGGTGCTCAGCGCCATTGGCAACCACATGGTCAACAGTATATGGGAGGCACGCACGCTGGGCCGCCGTAAACCAGCACCTGATGCTACACG TGAGGAACGGGAGTCGTGGATCAGGGCCAAGTatgagcagaaactgtttgTGGCGCCGTTGCCCCCTCCCACTCCTGGCGAGGGCCCAGACATCACACTGTCTGGCCGTCTTCTGTTGGCAGTGATGGAGCACAACCTCCCCAAGCTGCTGCTCCTTTTGGCCCACTGCACTAAGGAGGACATTAATGCCCCTCTCAGCCTGGCGCTCTCCTGCAGGTCACTCCTGGCGCTGCGACTGCCCGGCTCTGCCCTGCACGCTGCCTGTCAGCAGGCTGATGTGGTGATGACGCAGCTTCTTGTTTGG TACGGCTGTGATGTTCGGCACCGGGATGCTCAGGGGCAGACTGCTCTGGTTCTGGCTCGCAGTGCTGGCAGCCAGGAGTGTGTCGACATCTTACTCCAGCACGGGTGCCCGAATGAACCggcctcttcttcctcctccttctctgttGCCACGACAGTCGGTTTTGCAGCAGCCACCACACCCAGCTTCCCTGTTGCCATGACGCCGAGCCTGACGGTTGCCACGACACTCAAGATCTCGCACAAGAGTGGCGGCACCAGCTTGAGCTACAGCACCTCGAGAAGAGCAGTGTCATAA